One Senegalia massiliensis genomic window, TTGATAAAAGAAATAAATATAAGAGTAGAAAAAAATGAAAGAGTTCTTGTCACAACTCTTACTAAAAAAATGAGTGAAGATCTAACTTCGTATCTAGAAGAAATAGGAATAAAAGTAACATATCTTCATTCTGACATAAAAACAATAGAACGTATGCAAATAATTAGGGATTTAAGACTCGGAAAATTTGATGTGTTAGTAGGGATCAACTTATTAAGAGAGGGATTAGACTTGCCAGAAGTTTCTCTAGTTGCTATTTTAGATGCAGACAAAGAAGGATTTTTGAGGTCTGAAACTTCAATGATTCAAACAGTAGGAAGAGCAGCAAGAAATTCTGAAGGTAGTGTTATAATGTATGCTGATAAGATCACTAATTCTATGAATAGAACGATATCAGAAACAAATAGAAGAAGAAGTATTCAAAAAGAATACAATGAAGAGCATAATATAGTGCCTACTACAATAAAGAAATCTATTAGAGATGTAATAGAAGCAACAAAAGTAGCAGAGGATGAAGAAGGCTATAATGTAGAAAATCAAATGACTAAAGAAGAAATTGAAAATATGATTATAGCAATAGAAACGGAAATGATGCAAGCCGCAGAAAATTTACAATTTGAACGAGCAGCAGAATTAAGGGATAAAATAACAGAACTTAATAAAAAATTAGATAATTAGGTACTGGCCTTAAGTAGGAAAGAGGGATAATAGAATGCAAAAAGATAAATTAATAGTTAAAGGAGCTAAAGAGCATAATTTAAAAAATATTGATATTGAATTACCACGTGATAAATTTATAGTTTTAACTGGATTATCAGGCTCAGGAAAATCATCATTAGCTTTTGATACAATATATGCAGAAGGACAAAGAAGATATGTAGAAAGTTTATCTGCATATGCTAGACAATTTTTAGGACAAATGGAAAAGCCTAATGTTGAATATATTGAAGGATTGTCTCCGGCAATATCAATAGACCAGAAGACTACAAATAGAAATCCACGCTCAACTGTTGGGACAGTTACAGAGATATATGATTATTTTAGACTTTTATTTGCTAGAGTAGGCAGTCCTCATTGCCCAAATTGTGGTGATGAAATATCTTCTCAAACTATTGATCAAATGGTTGATAAAGTAATGGAGCTAGAAGAGAGAACAAAAATACAAATATTAGCTCCTGTAGTAAGAGGAAAAAAAGGTCAACATAAAAAACTTTTAGAAAATATACGTAAAGAAGGATTTGTAAGGATAAGAATAGATGGAGAAATATTAGATATAAATGAAATTGAAGAATTAGAAAAAAATAAAAAGCACACTATAGAAATTGTTGTAGATAGAATAATAATAAAAGATAATATAGAAAAGAGACTAACTGATTCAATAGAAACATCACTTGATATAGGAGAAGGACTAGTAATAATTAATATTATTGAGGGAGAAGATATGCTATTTAGCCAGAATTTTGCATGCGCTGATTGTGGAATAGCACTTGAAGAAATATCTCCTAGGATGTTTTCTTTTAATAGTCCCTTTGGTATGTGTCCTACATGTAATGGTTTAGGAAATCATAAAAAAGTTGATAAAGAATTAGTTATACCCAATAAAAATTTATCATTATCTCAAGGAGCTATTGCTCCATATAGTGGTGCAGGAGAGGATACTTACTATTATAGAATATTTAAAGCTATAGCAGACTATCATAATTTTTCAATGGATAAGCCTATAGGAAAAGCTCCTAAGGCTATGTTTGATGAATTATTATATGGTACAGATAGAAGTATACAATTTAAATTTAATAGTAGATTTAGTGGAAACAAGAGTTATAGAGGAACTTTTGAAGGAGTAATAAATAACTTAGAAAGAAGATATAAAGAAACTAACTCAGATTATATTAGAGAAAAAATAGAAAATTATATGAGTATAATACCATGTAGTGATTGTCATGGTGCAAGACTAAGAGATGAATCTTTAGCAGTTACAATAAACGATAGGAACATATCTGATGTAACGGAAATGTCAATAAAAGATAGCTTTGATTTCTTTAATAACTTAAAGCTTACAGAAAGACAGGAGTTTATAGCACACCAAATTCTAAAAGAGATTAATTCTAGACTTGGATTTTTATCAGATGTAGGGCTTGAATATCTTACTCTCTCACGAAGTGCTGGAACATTATCTGGAGGAGAATCACAAAGAATAAGGCTTGCTACTCAAATTGGCTCTTCTTTGGTAGGAGTATTATATGTATTAGATGAGCCTAGCATAGGATTACACCAGAGAGACAATGATCGATTATTAAAAACACTTAGAAATCTTACAGACTTAGGAAATACACTTCTGGTAGTAGAGCATGATGAGGATACGATGTATGCTTCAGATTATATTGTTGATATTGGACCTGGAGCAGGAGTTCATGGTGGAGAAATTGTGGCACAAGGAAATGTAAATGAAATAATGAAGTGTAAAGAATCTATTACAGGACAATATTTAAGTGGGGATAAAGAAATATCTATCCCTGATAAAAGAAGAAAATTTAATGGAAATAAAA contains:
- the uvrA gene encoding excinuclease ABC subunit UvrA, which encodes MQKDKLIVKGAKEHNLKNIDIELPRDKFIVLTGLSGSGKSSLAFDTIYAEGQRRYVESLSAYARQFLGQMEKPNVEYIEGLSPAISIDQKTTNRNPRSTVGTVTEIYDYFRLLFARVGSPHCPNCGDEISSQTIDQMVDKVMELEERTKIQILAPVVRGKKGQHKKLLENIRKEGFVRIRIDGEILDINEIEELEKNKKHTIEIVVDRIIIKDNIEKRLTDSIETSLDIGEGLVIINIIEGEDMLFSQNFACADCGIALEEISPRMFSFNSPFGMCPTCNGLGNHKKVDKELVIPNKNLSLSQGAIAPYSGAGEDTYYYRIFKAIADYHNFSMDKPIGKAPKAMFDELLYGTDRSIQFKFNSRFSGNKSYRGTFEGVINNLERRYKETNSDYIREKIENYMSIIPCSDCHGARLRDESLAVTINDRNISDVTEMSIKDSFDFFNNLKLTERQEFIAHQILKEINSRLGFLSDVGLEYLTLSRSAGTLSGGESQRIRLATQIGSSLVGVLYVLDEPSIGLHQRDNDRLLKTLRNLTDLGNTLLVVEHDEDTMYASDYIVDIGPGAGVHGGEIVAQGNVNEIMKCKESITGQYLSGDKEISIPDKRRKFNGNKIKIRGAKEHNLKNIDVEIPLGVFTCVTGVSGSGKSTLINEILYKGLSQELHRGKKKPGKHKKIDGIDNVDKVIDIDQSPIGRTPRSNPATYTGVFDHIRELFAMTPEAKTRGYKKGRFSFNVKGGRCEACNGDGIIKIEMHFLPDVYVPCEVCKGNRYNRETLEVRYKGRTISDVLEMTVEESLEFFDSIPKIKRKLKTMNDVGLGYIHLGQPSTQLSGGEAQRIKLATELSKRSTGKTLYILDEPTTGLHFADIHKLIKVLNKLVDSGNSVLVIEHNLDVIKVADHIIDLGPEGGDGGGTVVATGTPEFISDVEGSHTGHFLKKILKNN